TGAATTTAGCaatatcccggaatttcaattgaactGCCAGATCTatggattacgcgtgcgaagccgaggGCAAAGTCTAGTCATCTGACATTCTCTTTCTCAAGTAGGTATACCACCCAAATATCATCCTAAATTGTACTGCAAGAACACACTTGCTGGTTGTAGGACTTTCTGCAAGGTCCATCCAaactgctaccaccatcttattCGGTAATCCTGTTGTATTTCAGTATGGCTATAAGACAGCCATGCacataaagtattttattttagcgTTTTAGGctggcaataataataatacaaagtttcattgatgtacatatttttccGCTAAACTGTCGACTTTATCGACAGATAAAGTACTATCTGCATACCTACATGATATACTACCATAAGGTGGCCGCCACtctaatttgtataaaaagacCGTGCACGGTTGGATCGCTTATTatcaaacataataatatagttaaGCATAATTTAGTTTAGCCGAAATATTGAAAACCCTaatcatcataaaaaaaaatgtttttattttcggaCAACTAATTTGGTCCATAGCATGTTAGTAACAATAGAAACtttataactatgttagtatatctatattggtattatttattagacGCAGGAGCAGCGTGCAGCATGTTGAGCCTGCCAAGAACAGCACTGTCCTGCCTCTCTGCGACCACCTTTAGGAGACTGTTAGAGCTGCCTCTCATTCTGCGTATCAGTGAAGCGACTTTCTTACGCATAAGCGCATAAAAGTCGTCCACGTGAGCGTCAGCAAACATGCCAGAAGCACTGCAGTAGCGAGGAAGCCCCACCATCATcctaaacaaattattatataatatccGTATGGAATTGTACGATTTTTGGATATAGTTAGTCCACAGACTGCTGCATTAAGCATACATAATTATGCATAAAATTCAAAGAGATGAACAATATGAACATTGAAagcataatcataaataaaaaaataaaaaaaacactatatttTCTTCCAGATACGAAGGAGAATTCATGCAAGGCTGGTTCCACGGGCACGGGGTTTTCTGGCGAGCTGATGGGATGAAGTTCGAGGGCGAGTTCCGAGGCGGCCGCGTCTGGGGTCTGGGTTAGTAATTCCGCCACCATCCAATAGATGGCGTTTGTTGTTTAGGGAAGATTGGCGTTCGTCTGTGATGCCTGCAGTCTCCGTTTGTTTTGTTccgaaatataaataatttatagcaCATAAAAGTTTTCAATGGCTGATGAACCAGATCACGCCCTTTAGCATGTCTATCAacatggtattttttatttagaactTCCTCCAATCATAACTCCAAAAAGCCATTGAATTACCCGTAGATTGGCTCACTAATGAGTTTTCCGCGTGGATTCCTCTCAAATTGTTTTTGCCCGAGCCCGAGGGGCTACCAAAAAAGTTAGAGAAGAATGCGGTTGAATTAACGTAACCCGTTTAAGTTGCTCCCGTGGTTTATGTTTGCGTATCTCTTTAATATGTTCTTAGTAGCTTCACCTTTAACCATCACCTGCCCGCGAGCGGCGCGCACTCATTAACCTTAACTTAAATCGATCAACTTCATACTTCATTGTGAAAGTACTGACATCGCAGCGGAACTTTTGGCAGGCCCCTTTGTTAAAGTTCTTTGGTGCCCTTAAGCGTTTTACACTTagttaaaaaagttttatttcgtCTCTATTATGTGTTTTCAAGATTAATGTTTCGGGGATTTTTGGTGCTGCTTCCAGAGCAAGTTTTAAGTACATTACCTGCCAGAAGGCAATTTATCATCGAATCGAGGTTTCCTGCGACAGCTAGCAATGATAGTCCAAGGTTTGGCAATAAGGAAATTCACCTCTTACGTTGgtatttttacaaaactttCTAATAAATCACTACTTGCTGATCcggttattaataaattaaacaaaaaataatatattagcaTAGCTGTTCAACGAGGAATCGCTGCCAGACTTTTGAGTATAATGACACGGGCGGGGGCCATTTCTAGATTTAATTTCGCATTAGGAACTagtttctatttaaattttagtttagttatttaatttcttcttttttatttaatatacataatatttttgcgTGATCTCTTCTTTGTTATATACGATAGATACGTAGATAAGCTaaaaaattattgaatttaCAATAATTTGCATTGCGCCAATCAAAATCCTGAACTTTGCCTGATGCCTTTTGGCCACCAGTGGCCACCATACCacggtattatttatttattatttaaggaACAGTTACAATATTAGAACattcccacttgctcgtttgccatccagccgaataataaaaaaaaaaccaaaatagtagattattgtcgtagCCTGAAAGTAGGCAATTACTGGCTGAGCATGAGTACTACGAATGCGAGTCCGTAATTAGATCTAATATCGAAGAAGCCAATGAAAGTAGGCAATTACTGGCTGAGCATGAGTactaaacggacgagcttgcgagtccgtttaactaatacgaagccagcaattgatATTCCAGCCTAGACTGATATAAAGCTTttttcaaaaatggtgaataattctgaagtagaataaactttttctcaaaatatattataacatttaattttataccaatatttttcttatgctttcccgcctttttttcattaaaaataaaatgcaggTGCATTttaccgaaaacaccacaagctgtttcagacccaataaaaaagcCCGGAGTTCCAACacaatatctgataccggccactAGACTTGGCTGTACATACGACTTGTGCTAACATTTCTATGGCCTTTTttactgtaaaaaataattgtgactgattgcaggcgcgctaatttattattgtcgagctagcgcgcctgaaatcttttatttttttttaatttttggctGACCTTAAAACTATggacttcaccttctgatatgtaaagaataatgtcaacttttacggacatttttgagaaaaggtaCTTTACTGGCAGTTCGGTCCTTATCCAGACAATTCCACCCGCAGGTCTGGTGACATTCAGCGACGGAAGCAACGGGTTCCCGAGGAACGAGGGTTTCTTCCAGGACTGCCGGCTCGTGCGGCGCAGGCGCTGCCCTGAAGTCACCCAGAGGGCGCAAAAGGTCGCCTACATGGCAAGAGCGCAGTGCCAGCAAATGTAGATACGATCAGGGCTGGATTTAGAGATCTGCAAGTCTTTGGACAATGAagaattggtttaaaaaaaagactgtTACAAATAACGGTtcaaaaactaataacacccttGAATCTGAGCTTGCCTGACCCTAGATCATCGACATCTTTGTACCTTACGGCAGGCGCGGCGCGCTCCGCGATATAGGCACGCACGCTCGCAGTCTCTCGCTTGAGcgtagcctaaggtatcgccaatatttggaacaattatattttttcttttagaaatataaaatgttactcgcaaatgtgatgaaaaacatcaGCGAcagcacgggcggtactataattacgaacatcgactcattaaagccctgtcttcgacttcgggcttctaatagactctcgttagtaattccttatttaccgcccttaagacacaatgtactattttgtatctgttttttttacctTCTGGATATTGTGTAATTCtaaatttacgttttatttGCTATGTTTatgtattgtaattgtattattattattttattcaacgtCATGAATAACTGATTACTTTTGTATCTTGTCAATTTAAGGtaatgtttgaaaagccatacgaaattgtgtaacgactgaaagcaacaaggtacagaaatgatcacttatttatgatgttgactgtacaacaagagcataaaacgagccattttacccaagacgttcataaagccacccaagccggtacggcgagggtagatGGACACGTCGAGGgcaaaatgggtttaatgctcgagttttacactctgcttttcactaagtttgcgaggaaattaaatagcaacagtggaaacaataaaattattcactttctatgtgccttttatttttacgcattattgttattatataattctattttttttttaattttattgatttaaatgttcattgatttttagttttatataaattaaaaattattaaaaaaaatatgtagaaacttttgtttgtggctgttgacacctgattaccttggtcttagacgaagattttattttatgcactagatcataaaaagtcattttatgtcgcctaaatacaggataaatacgaactttactaGCATTAGAagtgaaaatctttttttttataccctaaGACTTGtctaacaagcccaaacacgactagGTCATATTGTTCTGTCTTGGAGTTCCAGTGCTTCTCTTCCGGCTCGATGATAAAAATCAATTCGTTCATACCATGttgctatattattatattatacatatacgACTAACTACCAAGTTTCGTGTCAATACCATAGTAAGAAGTGGGTGTAATCAGGTCTAAAGAtgcatttacatacatatttacatagCTACAGGTAAAGCTAATTATAAGCGTGTAAGcaagacagcagggctactacgaaactcgaagttcgtatcgtaccgtcccttttgctctcgtattgaatagtataaaagtgtcagagggaccgcacgacatgaacttcgagtttcgagtttcgtagtagccctgcagttgctGACCTGTCAAAATATAAAGGGTGTAATtttgaacgtgatacaaaataaGTGTTTCGAGCTCAGTTAATATTGggtaataataatgaattatctcttttgttgaaataagtctaatgaaatttgcggtttccatacattgttcatgatttattacttcaataatgtatagaaaccacAAATTGATTTCGTTAATGATGATTCTAAACATAGGTAATACAccgattttctgaaaaaaaataattcaatctgatcactggaagtgggtcaaattttacttccaagatttgatccGTGCAAATATACATtacaagttatataaaaaagcttgtaaaacggTTAACGGTTTTTGCCTATCATTGTTCGTCCACGGAAATAccaaatttaagtaaaatatttcacaaattaaatacaaaagaatacaAACCAATGTCATTTATTTTAAGcaataaataattctaaataaaataataacagtaaGTAAAACTTTAACATACATCACCTGGTCAGAGAGCCTAATTATTTATTCTCTTAGCTactaattacaattaaatacattttaaatacaattgGTTTTACTCTAGTTTCCCTTGAGTTTCTTGTTCGCTATAGTTTTTTCGTCATCAAGACACTGGCCGTACCTAACTTCCATGCATTTGCTtccctgtaacaaaaaaaaaagtcacataACACTCACTGTAGAGTCCAATCTATTCGTAACAACAATCTCGTGCAAGattgattaattaattgaaCATTCGTTTGTCAACTTAGTTAGTTCAATTACTTAAGTAACTgctgtaaattgtaaattctctggtctccgcgatacaggcccagagtctagtgcggagtccgccgatgaatctaaattgtaaccttgttatatttcaaataaattctttctaTCTTCATCTGTATTTCCTAATCAGGGTTCcgtgaaatttgaaatatcactttatgctacggttttaaggtattcaataagatttaaatgtaaattttgttttcacgcccgttataacaaactaaccactatgcTTCAGGccggacctttgtctacagtggcgccaactggtgagcgcgaaaactgtagccctcattgcttgcCTTTGGTCCCACACTAGTCACGCGGCGACCGGGATTCAGGCATAGAACACTTTACTTGATTTAAATTATACTCGAAagtatgtttatgggcggtggtgatctcttatcatcaggagacccacttgttcgtttgccatccagtcgaataaaataaaataaaaaattaaacaaacttgGGTGCCTACTTCAtcatccccagcctatatatgtacgtcccactgctgggcacaggcctcctctcagaacaagagggcttggcccatagttcccacgcgggcccagtgcggattgggaacttcacacgcaccattgaattgcttcgcaggtttgtgcaggtttcctcacgatgttttccttcaccgcgtagctcgtggtaaatttcaaatgtaattccgcacatgaatttcgaaaagctcagaggtgcgagccggggtttgaacccacgaccctctgcttgagaggcgataggtcaaaccaccaggccaccacggctacatGGCAAACCTACCTACTTTGTTacaaaaaatgccaaaaaccaataaaaagaaagaaacttAGTAAAACAATAGACGCGTAGTTTTAATAGGTTAACAGTTACATTGGCATACTACCAGTGGCAAtaggaattaatattttacttacgCAAGCCAGACGACGAGAAAAGAGTGCGATTAATTGACTGACTGATTAATAAGGTATGCCTTTGAATAAAACATCTCGCAGTAAATATCGTAAGAAAAATTACGATATCCGGTGGAAattgagttgtcgttcatttaCCTACTGTTTAGGCTAGTCAACTCCAACTGTAGAATCTAATTGCTAgttctaattttgtttttaatgtgttGATTAGATTACTGATGAAAGCAGataatttaaaagattttttataattaggaTGTGTgtcatcattttattttagtcaATCTGCTAAAAAAAGTCTTCGATGCCCATATCTCAGCATttggcattaaaaataaattaatacgtgaacTCTTAAAACAATAACCtctctttcttttgttttgacagTTGGTTAAAGCAATATATCTCAAAAGGAAGAGCTTCAGGTATTTTCAATATCATCCTGGGCCTAAGGAATATTTTGCTTTCCAACCGACTGTTATTGGTTGGCTACTCTCTTGTGATCTTGTTTATTCGTATACCTAATGAAATTATACTTTCACCCTAAGAGTAAAGGttcattttatattaatattgagTGAATAATGAGCTTGCGAAATATACTAAACATAATGCTTTTGTAAATTCCAAGCTTTTGGGTGTCTGTTGGTGATTTTTAAAACCCTTTTTGCTTTGACAATCCTTTTTTTCTAACTgtacaataaaatgtttttaaactcCTCGGTTATTCatcaactagctgttgcccgcgttccgttcacgtagaattcgtttattctACCCCGagggagctatgcaattttccgggattaaaaactatcctatgtcctttcccgggactcaaaactaTCTGCGTACcgaacttcatctaaatcggtcagcggtttagacatgaaaacgtaacaaacaaacagacttacaaactttcgcatttataatattcgtgggatactaggtatttttatgatgaATGTGTTATTTTTCACCAATATGGTTGAGTTAATTTTACCGAACAGCCTTTGTAtggattttttgattttttaattgaatttaatcGCAACTTTGACGCGGTACAGTTTTAACATTTGTCAATGTGTGGAATGATTAAAAATGATGATTCAATTATTTGCGCTTAAGGACATTTTTAATGTGAGTACCTCAGTGTGAGTACCAAGTGTTCccttaaattatcaaaattgaAATTAAGTTTTATGATTCTAACCTCGTCGTTACCttatagtccaaaaaattctacagtaaaaaatcaaaaaggtAGCCTTGAATCATGTGCATTCTGGTGCACACTGCCAATTTAAGGGGTCATCactatttcgaaaaaaaaaatcgtatttcaAATCGGTGTCTAAACTACCTAAAAGTAAAACTCACTCAATAAGATCGTTTGTGAGATACTGACGACCTTTTTTATAGTAGCAACGGTATGCTTTAAGATTAAATAACATGGAAAGTACAAAGCGGAAACAAACTTTCACTCTCATTATTGCGTCAAATTGGTTGACCGCTGTGTTATTTTCATCGTTCTGTTACATAATAATTCTGCTCGCCAGCCCAAACTGTCCAAAGTGCATTAAAAAATGAGAAAGCTTACCAGATTTCTTATATTTTGCACTACTTAAGTAATATCTTTTATGAAGAGTTATATGCGTAATTGTTTTAAATTGCACTCGTAAAAGAAGAGAAAGCGCTCTTtgctttatttcattttttttttgaagccgtggtggccaagtggtttgacctatggcctctcaagcagaggatcgagggttcaaaccccggctcgcaccgctgagtttttcggaattcatgtgcaaaattacatttaaaatttaccacgagctttaccgtgaaggaaaacatcgtgaggaaacctgcacaaacctgcgaagcaattcaatggtgtgtgtgaagttcccaatccgcactgggccagcgtgggaactactgcccaagccctctcattctgagaggaggcctgtgcccagcagtgggacgtatatagactgggattattattattattattattttcggtCGAAAAGTATGACATTTGTTTCCATCATGGTgtggttaatattttttaagtaacttTCAAAACTATAACAATACCAATATCATTTAGCAGTTACATTAAAATTCTCAGAAACGGGGGTTCCTAATATCTGAACCCTAAACATATCAAGTATTATAATCGTATCCAATAAGATTACATCTCATTCATGTCGCAACTCAGGAAATTGGAACCATCGAGAAAATTTGACATCGCACTCGTATGTAGGTATACTACCTACTCAAAGATATTGTAATTCTCATTTTTAGTAATTCATTTACCTGCAAGGAATACTGTAAAATTTATTCGATTTGAATTGTTTTATTCCAATAACAAAATTAGGCCATATTTTTTCTCAATCTCCTTCATCGTCTCTTTCTAATGGTAAATACAAATAAAGTTACAAGCTTATGCGCGTTAGACAAATCTTAGATCTAAAGCGCTGTTGGTATATTCAGAAGATAAGCGATAATTATTTATGACGAGCTTTTGATAGTCGCTGATAAATAAAGTTGTATAAATACTATAAAATGAAGCTCACCTTTGCCAGATACGCCTTCATGTAGAAGTTTCCGAAGAGCACGATGAAAGATATCATGTAGAATATGAGAACGTAGTGCATCCACAGGGGGAATTCGCAGCCCATGCGGATTCCGTTGATGCCCAGGACGAGAGCGCACGTGAATTGGATCTggaaaacaatgaaaaataaatgttaatttctCCGGTCTAAGGTTTATTCAAGAGGGTTGATAGGTGTAGAGAAAGAAGAAGACTAACAGTTAGAATCAGTATGGCACCGAACAGACCGAATCAAATCATCTGCTGCTTCtagttgtaggtacctacgatgCAGGTTCCTTTCTCTAGATAGGCTGGTAAAATCGTGTGGCCAAATccaaaatacatacctacttcgATGATTGAAGCTAAGTTATTTAGAGCACCTGCTCATGAAGGGCCAAGCAAAGGTGGGATGGCCATGTTGTGCGAATGGAGGATTCCAGATTTCCTTTTTACTCACAGCTTCCTCGGGGAAAACGCTAGTCCAGAAGGCAGTTTTTGCGTTACAAGATAGTTCACAAGCGGCGATTAACATCTTGCAACGTACTGTATGATGGTTGGCAAGAGCTTGTGCATGGACAATCTGATTGGCGTATAAAAATCAAATTGTAAATAGTTCGTCTTGAACATCTTGACTCCAAGCGCCagttacaaaaaaactaaatccaAACCTGTGTACATGTACTCGTACACTTGTGTATGTATACTGGTAACTCTTCGGGACAACTGTTCTGTGCGCCTGGCGACCGCATATTTAGCACAACTTCGGAATCATAAGCCATATAATTTGCTCACTCGAGTGAAACATAACAACTTAGTTCGTGAAAGGGTTCGCCGTTGGCGGATATCACGACATATTAACGTTATACAGAATTCGTTAAATATTTatgaaccaaaaaaaaagtgataTCTTTGAGTTTTtagctagataaatactcaGAGTGATATCAATCATTATCTCTGTCTAGCTCTAGACCTTTGCCATTAAACCTAGTAAGTTCATTGTATTTACGAAGGTCCCTTTCGCAGAATCTTTATCGGATTTTAAGAGTATTAAAATCAAGTGGTTTTTATTGTTTGCATGCTTACCCAAGCCGAATTTGGCGCACAGTGAATAACATGTATTATGTACCATCTTGTATGTACCCATTTTctgcaataaactttatcttatcttatcttacgtgtcaaatattttgtGGTAGTCTGACAGACTAACCctctgtttcatcatccattgattaaatttatttgacggataaatgtgatgccctctgttttgttcgaatagatgaagacggcatcacatttatccttcaaataaaactaatcaatgggtggtgaaactgCCCCTTAATATAATACTATTAAGGGGCAGTtataccaatatttttttactcaggAACTTATCGAATgatttctgttttttattttctgaaaattACTAATTATATGCTTACCAGTTGAAGAATGGTGAGGTATTTTTTCCACCATAGGTACTTGCTGACGGAAGGACCGAAGACAGATAGGCCGTAGTAAGTATACATCAGCACGTGGATTGCACTGTTCACCATGGCAGGAAGGAAAGCTGAAACAAACGttcaaaataagaaaattattctAAGGagattatatttttacaagcttttatttagtttcacctgtcctgttgtctgtctgtttgtcggtctgtctgtctgtatacttatgtaaattgcgtgacaatacaataatctggtagtgacatcctggtagtccggccaggatcgtctccacaggacggaactcttcaacggttaatggcatcgacttgaaattggtatgcaaatgtagtttgggtaatgatacaagtacagtcaacaaaaagtacagtcagtaaaaaaatcttgtattaaacatgaaatttataccaaaaacttttaaaataacaagaGCTCAATCGCAAGTCGATtctattgaaatataaaaatacacattcatttatttttaacaaaaataatatgtatggTGGGGTAGAGgcgacatttaaaaataactagctTTCTTTTCGAATTTTTTAGTGCCTTTCTAAACATCGCAAAGATTTTATGATTCTGAAAATAGCTAACCCAATAACCTAAACTCTGAAGCCTACGTTATTATGTGTAGacttgttaatttattttggttattaGAGTGTGAAATCCAATTAGTATACGTTAAGTTCATAAAGATACGAGTAATTGTGTCAAGTAAATTCACGAaggtctgtgtgtgtgtgtgtattcgGTACTCCTTCATGCAAAAATGGCTCAACTGATTAGAATGAATTTCGGTATCTAGATAGCGGGACGTATGAAATAACAAATAgattaatttttatcccgatattcacgGGATCaggataataacaataaaaacatttaaatatttcgagcaacttggcccatacaataaataccttacagacagagatacatacaaatacctggaaaaataaaaatgccctGAATACATGAGGCTAGGTTTTCAACAACTAGGTTTGCTCATATTCAATTTACACACTGTATATCAAAGAGTGTTTCACTGTCGGTAGGCAACCAACAACAGAAAATCATATTTTCTACCATTGTTGTTATCTTCAGAATTTTAGCTATTTTTATTAGACTTACTGGATCCACTGGGCACCCATTTGATGCCAATCCACCAGAAACTGAACATGGTGGAGTGATGGTAGACATGGAGGAAGGTCAGCTGTTCATCCTTCTTCCTGAGGATGAAGAAGAATGTATCGCAGAACTCTAGCAGCTTCGAGAAGTAGTACCACCACACTGCGTCCgctatctgaaaaaaaaagttaacaattACTTATACGTGTTCTTGGCCTTTCATCATCATAAACAATAGGTGGAgatgagcggagcggagagaacacgtctgcagggctactacgaaactcaaaactcgaagttcgtgacgtgcggtccctctgacacttatactatttagggacggtacgatacgaacttcgagtttcgagtttcgtagtagccctgctgatgacAATGAGGCGGAaacgagatgtggattcaactaatatgattggtcgattcttccacgtctcctctccgctccgctcgtctccgcctcagtggagccacAGCCTAGAtacctgtttcaccacttaatgataaattttatgtgacagatattcGTTTTGTCGAAATAAACAGGGCATCGCATAATGtgttacttacataaaatttattgatGCGTGATGAAGCTACAATTTTAACATGATTATCTATGACTATGATACATTTTGATTATCTATTTTCTACGGTTGCATTGCAGGAgaccataataataattcattgtttgagttaatttaaatttcggttcttttatcttttcattgtacttttAATGTCTACTCGTGTCTGATATTGATTTCCTGTCATTGATATccggaagagatccctttaaggga
Above is a window of Choristoneura fumiferana chromosome 2, NRCan_CFum_1, whole genome shotgun sequence DNA encoding:
- the rtp gene encoding MORN repeat-containing protein retinophilin, whose product is MVDVVDPAVVKTGAYKYEDGTRYVGEWNCKGQKHGMGHLVLPDGTRYDGALSGGLCSGLGVMAFPDGAKYEGEFMQGWFHGHGVFWRADGMKFEGEFRGGRVWGLGLVTFSDGSNGFPRNEGFFQDCRLVRRRRCPEVTQRAQKVAYMARAQCQQM
- the LOC141445658 gene encoding very long chain fatty acid elongase 4-like, with amino-acid sequence MTTHILNSTQSVIQEYYDYYLWTLSLSDGRTKGWPLVDSPLPTVVYTALYLFIVWLGPKLMKNRQPFQLTWLLVPYNLAMAGLNAFIAVRLLTASFRLRYSYICEPCRQKYDSDELQIADAVWWYYFSKLLEFCDTFFFILRKKDEQLTFLHVYHHSTMFSFWWIGIKWVPSGSTFLPAMVNSAIHVLMYTYYGLSVFGPSVSKYLWWKKYLTILQLIQFTCALVLGINGIRMGCEFPLWMHYVLIFYMISFIVLFGNFYMKAYLAKGSKCMEVRYGQCLDDEKTIANKKLKGN